The following proteins come from a genomic window of Kitasatospora sp. NBC_01246:
- the ku gene encoding non-homologous end joining protein Ku: MQTTWKGTISFGLVSIPVHLYSATQEHDVPLHQVHAKDGGRVRMKRYCEQEGKEVPYAEIAKGYESPDGRTVTLTDEDLAELPLPSKKVIDVLAFVDAAEIDPLMFSKAYYVGVADKAAAKPYALLRDALTESGRIAVTKIALRTRESPAVLRVHDGTLVLQTCIWPDEVRPAAGIAPDEQVTVRPQELKMARSLMDTLSEDFDLSQLHDDYQRALQQVIEARIQGVEVPHEEESGEAPDNVIDLMAALRSSLKQAEGAHRGRRAGPGAEPEAGLAVEEPPPVEAPAARKRAPAGKATAGKAAAKKATAPRTATGRATADRAATRAAAGTAKPAAAAKKTTSRKSAAPRKVS, translated from the coding sequence ATGCAGACCACCTGGAAGGGGACGATCAGCTTCGGGCTGGTCAGCATCCCCGTCCACCTGTACTCCGCGACCCAGGAGCACGACGTCCCGCTGCACCAGGTGCACGCGAAGGACGGCGGCCGGGTGCGGATGAAGCGGTACTGCGAGCAGGAGGGGAAGGAAGTCCCCTACGCGGAGATCGCCAAGGGCTACGAGTCACCCGACGGGCGGACCGTCACCCTCACCGACGAGGACCTCGCCGAGCTGCCGCTGCCCAGCAAGAAGGTCATCGACGTGCTGGCGTTCGTGGACGCGGCCGAGATCGACCCGCTGATGTTCTCCAAGGCCTACTACGTCGGTGTCGCCGACAAGGCCGCCGCCAAGCCGTACGCGCTGCTGCGCGACGCGCTCACCGAGTCCGGCCGGATCGCGGTCACCAAGATCGCGCTGCGGACCAGGGAGTCGCCGGCCGTGCTGCGGGTGCACGACGGGACGCTGGTGCTGCAGACCTGCATCTGGCCCGACGAGGTCCGCCCGGCGGCCGGGATCGCGCCCGACGAGCAGGTGACCGTGCGGCCGCAGGAGCTGAAGATGGCCCGCTCGCTGATGGACACGCTCTCCGAGGACTTCGACCTCTCCCAGCTCCACGACGACTACCAGCGGGCGCTGCAGCAGGTCATCGAGGCCCGGATCCAGGGCGTCGAAGTGCCGCACGAGGAGGAGTCCGGCGAGGCTCCGGACAACGTCATCGATCTGATGGCGGCGCTGCGCAGCAGTCTCAAGCAGGCCGAGGGCGCCCACCGCGGCCGCCGGGCCGGGCCGGGCGCCGAACCGGAGGCCGGCTTGGCGGTGGAGGAGCCGCCCCCGGTGGAGGCCCCGGCAGCCCGCAAGCGCGCGCCCGCCGGGAAGGCGACGGCCGGGAAGGCGGCGGCCAAGAAGGCGACTGCTCCCAGGACGGCCACCGGCCGGGCCACCGCGGACCGGGCCGCCACCAGGGCCGCGGCCGGCACCGCGAAGCCGGCCGCGGCCGCGAAGAAGACCACCAGCAGGAAGTCCGCAGCTCCCCGCAAGGTCTCGTGA